A single Drosophila miranda strain MSH22 chromosome XR, D.miranda_PacBio2.1, whole genome shotgun sequence DNA region contains:
- the LOC108151813 gene encoding zinc finger RNA-binding protein isoform X1 codes for MANNNYAGFNYGSTQYNSGQVSYPAVTNATYANAAAYQNAAAAAGQGGGYAATGSGSGSGGGGNYGGYGDYRNPTSYDGSKTFYQQSPASYNATGPAAAGSKTHYSAPPVKNNAKGGKMDKSNGGPKPPISAPPGGPGNNYSGYDSAVYNAASMYVNQQHQGGPPNKPNGGNNWYPRKMGPAIPGPPALRGLRPKAPPRPQQLHYCEVCKISCAGPQTYREHLEGQKHKKREASLKMSASATSTTQNRGNNYHCELCDVTCTGTDAYAAHVRGAKHQKVVKLHQKLGKPIPSEEPKKLGKINFVPAAAGGPAAAATAAGTGAAAAAATPAKTEGASESDAAAADAAAADNLDDNQDDSCGENTDNIKPVGGEYIEEVKDEEHKILSFNCKLCDCKFNDPNAKEMHMKGRRHRLQYKRKVQPDLVVDFKPTPRQRRLAEARAQRALMSSHRGGGGGDEHEGSGNYWEEQRNRQYNEEYDYNNWMSRSFGGAQRFGRIGNGPPPHFGMMPGGNLRRPESTDDRHAIARHAEIYPKEEELQTIQRIVSHTERALKLVSDALTDQPIEGAAAAAKKDKPDKPSEKDGRDNQIFSFHKDADSGGNVVRILKGVMRVGYLAKGLLLHGDNAVELVVLCAEKPTVGLLQRVATKLPDKLKDVAGDMQITYRVEVNADDAAVIVLDESVSVKITLTSPLLREGNPPEVPVKQEEGDPANAGDTDLLPREPCLRALADLRHAKWFQARATGLQSCVMVIRILRDLCQRVASWQALPQWSLELLVEKVISSAAFPISPGDCMRRIMEALSSGFLINGPGLLDPCEKDPTDALLVLSKQEREDLTVSAQQFLRFIAFRQIFKVLGMDQLPAMKFPVRPWRINRKRRRSSGKAGACGTEAEAAEIEETGSDEKVPKKDGAGASSSPA; via the exons ATGGCGAACAACAACTACGCCGGGTTCAACTATGGCAGCACCCAGTACAATTCGGGACAGGTATCGTACCCGGCGGTAACCAACGCCACTTATGCAAATGCGGCGGCCTACCAAAacgctgctgcggctgctggccAAGGCGGCGGCTATGCAGCAACCGGGTCTGGCTCTGGGTCTGGGGGTGGCGGCAACTACGGTGGCTATGGCGACTACCGCAACCCCACGTCCTACGACGGCAGCAAGACATTCTACCAGCAGTCTCCGGCCAGCTACAACGCTACcgggccagcagcagcaggtagCAAGACTCACTACTCGGCACCGCCCGTCAAGAATAACGCCAAGGGCGGCAAAATGGACAAATCAAACGGCGGACCCAAGCCCCCGATCTCGGCTCCACCTGGAGGTCCAGGTAACAATTACAGCGGCTACGACTCGGCCGTCTACAATGCGGCGAGCATGTACGTGAACCAACAGCACCAGGGCGGTCCTCCGAATAAGCCGAATGGCGGCAACAATTGGTATCCGCGCAAGATGGGGCCCGCCATCCCGGGCCCACCGGCCTTGCGCGGCCTGCGACCAAAGGCACCGCCACGCCCCCAGCAACTGCACTATTGCGAGGTGTGCAAGATCTCCTGCGCCGGACCGCAGACGTATCGCGAGCATCTGGAGGGACAGAAGCACAAGAAGCGCGAGGCCTCTCTCAAGATGTCCGCCAGTGCCACGAGCACCACCCAGAACCGTGGCAACAACTACCACTGCGAGCTGTGCGACGTCACGTGCACGGGCACAGATGCCTATGCCGCCCATGTGCGCGGAGCGAAACACCAGAAGGTAGTGAAGTTGCACCAGAAGCTGGGCAAGCCCATACCCTCCGAGGAGCCAAAGAAATTGGGCAAGATTAACTTTGTCCCGGCGGCTGCTGGAGGACCAGCTGCGGCCGCAACTGCGgctggaactggagctgcCGCTGCAGCGGCCACTCCGGCGAAGACTGAAGGTGCCAGCGAGAGCGATGCGGCGGCGGCtgatgctgccgctgctgacAACTTGGATGACAATCAGGACGACTCTTGTGGCGAGAACACAGACAATATAAAGCCCGTGGGCGGCGAATACATCGAGGAGGTCAAGGACGAAGAGCACAAGATTCTCAGCTTCAATTGCAAGCTCTGCGACTGCAAGTTCAACGACCCCAATGCCAAAGAGATGCACATGAAAGGGCGCCGCCATCGCTTGCAGTACAAGCGCAAGGTCCAGCCCGATCTGGTTGTGGACTTCAAGCCGACCCCACGCCAGCGTCGACTGGCTGAGGCCAGGGCACAGCGTGCACTCATGTCCTCGCAtcgcggcggtggcggtggcgacGAGCACGAGGGAAGCGGCAACTACTGGGAGGAGCAGCGCAATCGTCAGTATAACGAGGAGTACGACTACAACAATTGGATGTCGCGCAGCTTTGGAG gtgccCAACGCTTTGGGCGCATCGGCAACGGGCCACCACCGCATTTTGGCATGATGCCCGGCGGCAATTTGCGTCGCCCCGAGAGCACTGACGATCGTCATGCCATTGCGCGCCATGCCGAGATCTATCCCAAAGAGGAGGAGTTGCAGACAATCCAGCGCATCGTCTCGCACACGGAGCGTGCGCTCAAGCTCGTGTCGGATGCGTTGACTGATCAGCCGATCGAGGGGGCCGCCGCGGCTGCCAAGAAGGATAAACCAGACAAACCCTCGGAGAAGGACGGACGCGATAACCAGATATTCTCGTTCCACAAGGACGCCGACAGCGGTGGCAATGTGGTGCGCATTCTGAAGGGCGTCATGCGGGTGGGCTACTTGGCCAAGGGTCTGCTGCTCCATGGCGACAATGCCGTCGAGCTGGTCGTACTCTGTGCGGAGAAGCCAACGGTGGGCCTCCTCCAGCGGGTGGCCACCAAGCTGCCAGACAAACTCAAGGATGTGGCAG GCGACATGCAGATCACCTATCGCGTGGAGGTAAATGCCGACGACGCAGCCGTCATTGTGCTCGATGAGAGTGTCTCTGTGAAGATTACCCTGACATCGCCCTTGCTGCGGGAGGGTAATCCGCCCGAGGTTCCGGTCAAGCAGGAGGAAGGCGATCCGGCCAACGCTGGCGATACGGATCTTCTACCACGCGAACCTTGTCTGCGG GCACTGGCTGACTTGCGGCACGCCAAATGGTTCCAGGCCCGTGCCACTGGCCTGCAATCGTGTGTCATGGTCATTCGCATTTTGCGGGATCTCTGCCAGCGCGTGGCCTCGTGGCAGGCGCTGCCGCAGTGGTCTTTGGAACTGCTTGTGGAGAAGGTAATCTCATCGGCTGCTTTTCCAATCTCTCCTGGCGACTGCATGCGTCGCATTATGGAGGCATTGTCTTCCGGCTTTCTGATTAACGGTCCGGGACTGCTGGATCCCTGCGAGAAGGATCCGACCGATGCGCTGCTGGTTCTCAGCAAGCAAGAGCGCGAGGATCTCACTGTGTCGGCCCAGCAATTCCTGCGCTTCATCGCCTTTCGGCAGATCTTTAAAGTGCTCGGCATGGATCAGCTGCCAGCCATGAAGTTTCCCGTGCGCCCGTGGCGCATCAACCGTAAGCGTCGCCGCTCGTCGGGCAAGGCAGGCGCATGCGGCACCGAAGCCGAGGCTGCTGAGATCGAGGAGACCGGGTCCGATGAGAAGGTGCCCAAGAAGGACGGCGCCGGCGCCAGTAGCTCGCCCGCTTGA
- the LOC108151813 gene encoding zinc finger RNA-binding protein isoform X2, producing the protein MANNNYAGFNYGSTQYNSGQVSYPAVTNATYANAAAYQNAAAAAGQGGGYAATGSGSGSGGGGNYGGYGDYRNPTSYDGSKTFYQQSPASYNATGPAAAGSKTHYSAPPVKNNAKGGKMDKSNGGPKPPISAPPGGPGNNYSGYDSAVYNAASMYVNQQHQGGPPNKPNGGNNWYPRKMGPAIPGPPALRGLRPKAPPRPQQLHYCEVCKISCAGPQTYREHLEGQKHKKREASLKMSASATSTTQNRGNNYHCELCDVTCTGTDAYAAHVRGAKHQKVVKLHQKLGKPIPSEEPKKLGKINFVPAAAGGPAAAATAAGTGAAAAAATPAKTEGASESDAAAADAAAADNLDDNQDDSCGENTDNIKPVGGEYIEEVKDEEHKILSFNCKLCDCKFNDPNAKEMHMKGRRHRLQYKRKVQPDLVVDFKPTPRQRRLAEARAQRALMSSHRGGGGGDEHEGSGNYWEEQRNRQYNEEYDYNNWMSRSFGGAQRFGRIGNGPPPHFGMMPGGNLRRPESTDDRHAIARHAEIYPKEEELQTIQRIVSHTERALKLVSDALTDQPIEGAAAAAKKDKPDKPSEKDGRDNQIFSFHKDADSGGNVVRILKGVMRVGYLAKGLLLHGDNAVELVVLCAEKPTVGLLQRVATKLPDKLKDVAASLSAG; encoded by the exons ATGGCGAACAACAACTACGCCGGGTTCAACTATGGCAGCACCCAGTACAATTCGGGACAGGTATCGTACCCGGCGGTAACCAACGCCACTTATGCAAATGCGGCGGCCTACCAAAacgctgctgcggctgctggccAAGGCGGCGGCTATGCAGCAACCGGGTCTGGCTCTGGGTCTGGGGGTGGCGGCAACTACGGTGGCTATGGCGACTACCGCAACCCCACGTCCTACGACGGCAGCAAGACATTCTACCAGCAGTCTCCGGCCAGCTACAACGCTACcgggccagcagcagcaggtagCAAGACTCACTACTCGGCACCGCCCGTCAAGAATAACGCCAAGGGCGGCAAAATGGACAAATCAAACGGCGGACCCAAGCCCCCGATCTCGGCTCCACCTGGAGGTCCAGGTAACAATTACAGCGGCTACGACTCGGCCGTCTACAATGCGGCGAGCATGTACGTGAACCAACAGCACCAGGGCGGTCCTCCGAATAAGCCGAATGGCGGCAACAATTGGTATCCGCGCAAGATGGGGCCCGCCATCCCGGGCCCACCGGCCTTGCGCGGCCTGCGACCAAAGGCACCGCCACGCCCCCAGCAACTGCACTATTGCGAGGTGTGCAAGATCTCCTGCGCCGGACCGCAGACGTATCGCGAGCATCTGGAGGGACAGAAGCACAAGAAGCGCGAGGCCTCTCTCAAGATGTCCGCCAGTGCCACGAGCACCACCCAGAACCGTGGCAACAACTACCACTGCGAGCTGTGCGACGTCACGTGCACGGGCACAGATGCCTATGCCGCCCATGTGCGCGGAGCGAAACACCAGAAGGTAGTGAAGTTGCACCAGAAGCTGGGCAAGCCCATACCCTCCGAGGAGCCAAAGAAATTGGGCAAGATTAACTTTGTCCCGGCGGCTGCTGGAGGACCAGCTGCGGCCGCAACTGCGgctggaactggagctgcCGCTGCAGCGGCCACTCCGGCGAAGACTGAAGGTGCCAGCGAGAGCGATGCGGCGGCGGCtgatgctgccgctgctgacAACTTGGATGACAATCAGGACGACTCTTGTGGCGAGAACACAGACAATATAAAGCCCGTGGGCGGCGAATACATCGAGGAGGTCAAGGACGAAGAGCACAAGATTCTCAGCTTCAATTGCAAGCTCTGCGACTGCAAGTTCAACGACCCCAATGCCAAAGAGATGCACATGAAAGGGCGCCGCCATCGCTTGCAGTACAAGCGCAAGGTCCAGCCCGATCTGGTTGTGGACTTCAAGCCGACCCCACGCCAGCGTCGACTGGCTGAGGCCAGGGCACAGCGTGCACTCATGTCCTCGCAtcgcggcggtggcggtggcgacGAGCACGAGGGAAGCGGCAACTACTGGGAGGAGCAGCGCAATCGTCAGTATAACGAGGAGTACGACTACAACAATTGGATGTCGCGCAGCTTTGGAG gtgccCAACGCTTTGGGCGCATCGGCAACGGGCCACCACCGCATTTTGGCATGATGCCCGGCGGCAATTTGCGTCGCCCCGAGAGCACTGACGATCGTCATGCCATTGCGCGCCATGCCGAGATCTATCCCAAAGAGGAGGAGTTGCAGACAATCCAGCGCATCGTCTCGCACACGGAGCGTGCGCTCAAGCTCGTGTCGGATGCGTTGACTGATCAGCCGATCGAGGGGGCCGCCGCGGCTGCCAAGAAGGATAAACCAGACAAACCCTCGGAGAAGGACGGACGCGATAACCAGATATTCTCGTTCCACAAGGACGCCGACAGCGGTGGCAATGTGGTGCGCATTCTGAAGGGCGTCATGCGGGTGGGCTACTTGGCCAAGGGTCTGCTGCTCCATGGCGACAATGCCGTCGAGCTGGTCGTACTCTGTGCGGAGAAGCCAACGGTGGGCCTCCTCCAGCGGGTGGCCACCAAGCTGCCAGACAAACTCAAGGATGTGGCAG CTTCTCTCTCTGCAGGATAA
- the LOC108151812 gene encoding tonsoku-like protein, translating to MDEKRYLKRKEKARSDGNREQVAVSCNQLGDFYNQQGKYNEAVEEYKQEASIYASMGKELETAKAKRMVGEMFTLLCDYDAAKDHINDYLKIAKRLKNQVEQQRAYATLGRVHLLHGQSLTDSSASAAMEQLKLAEKSFLRSLLLIKELSGQISKLEQLDMQARCYLNIGVVKEHMEAFEESIAYIDKAIKISKTHDLFELTHLCYISMSLLYNCKKNDASSALRFCNMALEMAKRLPNKVKKICETLITKSEILIKAGDFASVKQILTKAYKKNTPDENDRASIERTLRIVVKICQTLDELVLTSSVDYAKLKSLYEKLGDGCCHLMNYEKALVYYQKMLQNAEMNQETGKSLVPIYVSLYQTYRDNGQYDKALEYLWKEFEVNQDVPSEAFTTLCTIAEICEQQSHPFWTVHDVYQKALRQANKAGAASTKLEKIALVRLRRLQLKHNMDVLVEVLEAEAKAKGIDLAEEAKRGEEDEDEEETAVQQNTPDWDDDFDLDTLTDSDASDMDESEKVRPQRATRGSRTLAIKKNNKGETQLHQACIAGNLELVRRLIDQGHTVNVRDHAGWLPLHEACNHGHRDIVELLLDKGAASAINDKGGTSCDGITPLYDACANGYLDVAELLLDRGADATVRTDYNDTCIVGLDKWRQSAQLVEGEQAQYAELRDRLQRTLSKVGICSEQNAGPLTNANVKGASQGSESVSEEDEEEGLRESQMRSLSHNRSGSEYGAKKYGSSPAQPSASKEYRSVMAQLKRPNRISDEAPSNSSKSNQKRTAFLDSGEVDADYWLIDDVGPEKKRKRFNSGSISTRPSKESLQDSALSLQTNWEDDLQATPEADANSQKRQKQMRKLTLSRSSSMNSNHSSSGTRRVKQQTTLLDSGFSRFRSESPFGSDSSLDGAASVISLRTTEPDSTTGTTSIQLLISPCKSSPIKVQASPVLATTVSFKVKIQDELLLVPVERKKLQDINMRWLAEEAGRRYNKLTGLTPLLRLKTADGFAYEETDAVSVALEQNMLLATILDWKISPLSQRYEEMCHQLQKTVDNKIKLVLERSQNTLMLELSGLWLRPRQTEPVFKALLHQARLTVLDLSRNFIGNEGCQQLGKALPTLLQLKALRLKCNGIGYQGLDALLCGQGMEKLELLEELHLSENPLGDASARTLHKFCASPAGRALTSLHLAQCELTELQDFDLGFSQLSCFDISFNQLSQQSVRRLADQLNSCRLEHLNLSYIRWPLDEASGLALADRLVSLLEGGTCERFVRVELAGCGLTDAHLYKITQHLAKAKQLQWLDISDNGRLSGTALGYMLDDLPQLRSLLAANCTILMDDTRLHKLEQHKQLPRRLDLTIDEKVFTLPGALETLQSIWQLQFGAKAKIQTTSKGRRNGELYKGLLRLCADESELE from the exons ATGGATGAAAAGCGCTACCTCAAGCGCAAGGAGAAGGCGCGCAGCGATGGAAATCGAGAGCAGGTGGCGGTCAGCTGTAATCAGCTCGGAGACTTCTACAACCAGCAGGGAAAGTACAATGAGGCGGTCGAGGAGTACAAGCAGGAGGCGTCCATCTATGCCAGCATGGGCAAAGAGCTGGAAACAGCCAAGGCCAAACGAATGGTGGGCGAGATGTTCACACTGCTGTGCGACTACGATGCGGCCAAGGACCACATCAACGACTACCTGA AGATTGCCAAGCGGCTGAAGAATCAGGTGGAGCAGCAGAGAGCGTATGCCACGTTGGGACGAGTCCACCTGCTGCATGGCCAGAGCTTGACGGACAGCTCGGCATCGGCAGCCATGGAGCAGCTGAAGTTGGCGGAGAAGAGCTTCCTGCGCAGTCTCTTGCTGATCAAAGA GCTTTCGGGTCAGATATCAAAATTGGAGCAGCTCGACATGCAAGCGCGGTGCTATCTGAACATTGGCGTGGTTAAAGAGCACATGGAGGCGTTCGAAGAGTCCATCGCGTACATTGACAAAGCAATCAAGATCAGCAAAACCCACGATTTGTTCGAACTGACCCACTTGTGCTACATTTCGATGAGCTTGCTCTACAACTGCAAAAAGAACGACGCATCGTCGGCTCTGCGCTTCTGCAATATGGCTCTGGAAATGGCCAAGCGGCTGCCCAACAAAGTCAAGAAAATCTGCGAAACGCTGATCACCAAATCTGAGATATTAATTAAGGCCGGCGACTTTGCCAGTGTCAAGCAGATCCTAACCAAGGCCTACAAAAAGAATACCCCGGATGAGAACGATCGGGCGAGCATTGAGCGCACGCTTCGGATTGTGGTAAAGATTTGCCAGACCCTGGATGAGCTGGTCCTAACAAGCTCGGTGGACTATGCCAAGCTGAAGAGCTTGTACGAGAAACTGGGCGATGGCTGCTGTCACTTGATGAACTACGAGAAGGCTCTGGTCTACTATCAGAAGATGTTGCAGAACGCAGAGATGAACCAGGAGACCGGCAAGAGTCTGGTGCCCATCTACGTGAGCCTCTATCAAACGTACAGGGACAATGGGCAGTACGACAAGGCTCTGGAGTATCTGTGGAAGGAGTTTGAAGTGAACCAGGACGTTCCGTCTGAGGCCTTCACCACCCTCTGCACCATTGCCGAGATATGTGAGCAGCAGTCGCACCCGTTCTGGACCGTACACGATGTGTACCAAAAGGCTCTGCGACAGGCAAACAAGGCCGGGGCCGCATCCACCAAACTGGAGAAGATTGCCCTGGTTCGGCTGAGGCGACTACAGCTGAAGCACAATATGGATGTACTCGTTGAAGTTCTAGAGGCGGAGGCCAAGGCCAAGGGCATTGATTTGGCCGAGGAAGCCAAGAGAGGGGAGGAAGATGAAGATGAGGAGGAGACAGCTGTGCAGCAAAATACGCCCGACTGGGACGACGACTTCGATCTCGACACACTAACCGACTCGGATGCCAGTGACATGGATGAGAGCGAGAAGGTGCGCCCGCAACGTGCCACTCGCGGCAGTCGTACGCTGGCGATCAAGAAGAACAACAAGGGGGAAACGCAGCTCCATCAGGCATGCATCGCTGGCAACCTGGAGCTGGTGCGGCGCCTTATAGACCAGGGCCACACTGTAAACGTGAGAGATCACGCTGGCTGGCTTCCCCTGCACGAGGCCTGCAACCACGGGCATCGGGATATTGTGGAACTGCTGCTGGACAAGGGAGCTGCCTCGGCCATCAATGACAAGGGTGGCACCAGCTGCGACGGCATCACTCCCCTCTACGATGCCTGCGCTAATGGGTATCTGGATGTGGCGGAGCTTCTGCTGGACCGTGGAGCAGATGCCACGGTGCGGACGGACTACAACGATACCTGCATTGTCGGACTGGACAAGTGGCGACAGTCGGCTCAGCTGGTGGAAGGGGAGCAGGCCCAGTATGCCGAATTGCGGGACCGTCTGCAGCGCACGCTCTCCAAGGTGGGAATTTGCAGCGAACAGAATGCTGGACCCTTGACAAACGCCAATGTGAAGGGAGCTAGCCAGGGGAGCGAAAGTGTATCGGAGGAAGATGAAGAGGAAGGTCTACGTGAGAGCCAGATGCGTTCCCTCAGTCACAATCGATCGGGTAGCGAATACGGAGCTAAGAAGTACGGCTCCAgtccagcccagcccagcgCCAGCAAGGAGTACCGCAGCGTAATGGCGCAGCTAAAGCGTCCGAATCGAATTAGTGATGAGGCacccagcaacagcagcaaaagcaaccAGAAACGTACTGCTTTCCTGGACTCGGGCGAGGTAGATGCTGACTATTGGCTGATCGACGACGTGGGCCCAGAAAAGAAACGCAAGCGATTCAATTCGGGGAGCATCAGCACTCGTCCATCCAAGGAAAGTTTGCAGGATTCGGCATTGTCGCTGCAGACAAATTGGGAGGATGATCTGCAGGCCACACCCGAAGCCGATGCCAACTCCCAGAAGCGACAGAAGCAGATGAGAAAGCTCACGCTGTCACGCTCCTCCAGCATGAACAGCAACCACAGCAGCTCCGGCACCCGCAGGGTAAAGCAACAGACCACGCTGCTGGACAGCGGCTTCAGTCGGTTTCGTAGCGAGAGTCCGTTTGGCAGCGACTCCTCCCTCGATGGGGCCGCTTCGGTGATTAGTCTGCGCACCACAGAACCGGACTCCACCACGGGCACCACATCCATACAGCTGCTCATCTCCCCGTGCAAGTCGTCGCCCATTAAAGTTCAGGCCTCGCCTGTCCTGGCCACCACCGTTTCGTTCAAGGTAAAGATCCAGGATGAACTCTTGCTGGTTCCCGTCGAGCGCAAGAAGCTCCAGGACATCAACATGCGGTGGCTGGCCGAAGAGGCTGGAAGGCGATACAACAA ATTGACTGGTCTCACACCCCTGCTGCGCCTCAAGACTGCCGATGGCTTTGCCTACGAGGAGACGGATGCCGTGAGCGTGGCTCTCGAGCAGAACATGCTGCTGGCCACGATTTTGGATTGGAAAATCTCACCGCTTTCCCAGCGCTACGAGGAGATGTGCCACCAACTGCAGAAGA CTGTAGACAACAAGATCAAGCTTGTGCTGGAGCGTTCGCAGAACACGCTTATGCTGGAGCTATCCGGCCTCTGGCTGCGCCCCCGTCAAACGGAACCCGTATTTAAGGCGCTGCTGCATCAGGCACGTCTAACGGTGTTGGACCTGTCGCGCAACTTTATTGGCAATGAGGGTTGCCAGCAGTTGGGCAAGGCTTTGCCCACGCTGCTACAGCTCAAGGCGCTGAGACTGAAATGCAATGGTATTGGCTACCAGGGATTGGATGCGCTGCTTTGTGGCCAGGGTATGGAGAAACTCGAGCTTCTGGAAGAGCTACACCTGAGCGAGAACCCCCTGGGTGATGCCAGTGCCAGGACGCTGCACAAGTTTTGTGCCAGCCCCGCCGGTCGTGCCCTCACTTCGCTTCATCTGGCCCAGTGCGAGCTGACGGAACTGCAGGACTTTGATCTGGGATTCAGTCAACTGAGCTGCTTCGACATCAGCTTCAACCAGCTCAGCCAGCAGAGCGTGCGGAGGCTGGCGGATCAGCTAAACAGCTGCCGTTTGGAGCACTTGAACTTGAGCTACATCCGCTGGCCGCTCGACGAGGCAAGTGGGTTGGCTTTGGCTGATCGTCTGGTGTCCCTGCTCGAAGGCGGCACATGCGAGCGATTTGTTCGCGTGGAGCTCGCCGGCTGTGGGCTGACCGATGCCCATCTGTACAAGATTACCCAGCATCTGGCCAAGGCCAAGCAGCTGCAGTGGCTGGACATCAGCGACAACGGCAGACTGAGTGGCACCGCTTTGGGCTACATGCTGGACGATCTGCCCCAGCTCCGCTCGCTTCTGGCGGCTAATTGCACGATTCTTATGGACGACACCCGTCTGCATAAGCTGGAGCAGCACAAGCAGCTGCCCAGGCGCTTGGATCTGACGATCGATGAGAAAGTGTTCACCCTGCCCGGTGCATTGGAGACCCTTCAGTCCATTTGGCAGCTGCAATTTGGAGCCAAGGCCAAGATTCAGACCACATCCAAGGGTCGACGGAATGGTGAGCTTTACAAGGGGCTCCTCAGGCTCTGTGCGGATGAAAGCGAACTGGAATAA
- the LOC108151814 gene encoding probable medium-chain specific acyl-CoA dehydrogenase, mitochondrial, translating into MAFLNKIAAPALRQLVAHSRSYAAVSQVSPNGTSFALTEEQLQLQEMARKFTREEIIPVAAQYDKTGEYPWPIIKKAWELGLMNNHIPADIGGLDLDVFTTCLTAEELAYGCTGIMTALEASGLGQTPVILSGNKEQKKKYLGRLLEEPLVAAYGVTEPGAGSDVNGIKTRAEKKGDEYIINGQKMWITNGGVANWYFVLARTNPDPKCPSSKAFTGFIVERDSPGLTPGRKELNMGQRASDTRGITFEDVRVPKENVLIGEGAGFKIAMGTFDKTRPPVAAGAVGLAQRCLDEALKYSLERKTFGVPIAYHQAVQFMLADMAIGVETSRLAWRLSAWEIDQGRRNSYYASIAKCHAADMANKIASDAVQIFGGNGFNSEYPVEKLMRDAKIYQIYEGTSQIQRLIISRNMYEAAKGKA; encoded by the exons ATGGCGTTCCTCAATAAG ATTGCAGCGCCAGCCCTGCGCCAGCTGGTGGCCCACAGTCGGTCCTATGCCGCCGTGTCCCAGGTGTCGCCCAATGGCACCTCCTTTGCCCTTACGGaggagcagctgcagctgcaggagATGGCCCGCAAGTTCACACGCGAGGAGATCATCCCCGTGGCAGCGCAATACGACAAGACCGGCGAGTACCCGTGGCCCATCATAAAGAAGGCCTGGGAGCTGGGTCTGATGAACAACCACATTCCCGCGGATATTGGCGGCCTAGATCTGGATGTCTTCACCACCTGTCTGACGGCCGAGGAGCTGGCTTACGGCTGCACCGGCATCATGACTGCCTTGGAGGCTAGCGGACTGGGT CAAACCCCTGTGATCCTGTCTGGCAACAAGGAACAGAAGAAGAAGTACCTGGGCCGCCTCCTCGAGGAGCCCCTGGTGGCCGCCTATGGTGTGACCGAGCCCGGAGCAGGTTCCGATGTGAATGGCATCAAGACACGTGCCGAGAAGAAGGGCGACGAGTATATCATCAACGGCCAGAAGATGTGGATCACCAACGGCGGTGTGGCCAACTGGTACTTCGTGCTCGCCCGCACCAACCCCGATCCCAAATGCCCGTCCAGCAAAGCCTTCACCGGCTTCATTGTCGAGCGCGACTCTCCCGGCTTGACGCCCGGTCGCAAGGAGCTGAACATGGGACAGCGCGCCTCCGACACGCGTGGCATCACCTTCGAGGATGTGCGCGTGCCCAAGGAGAACGTGCTGATTGGCGAGGGTGCCGGCTTCAAGATCGCTATGGGCACCTTCGACAAGACTCGCCCTCCAGTGGCCGCCGGTGCTGTCGGTCTGGCCCAGCGTTGCCTCGATGAGGCTCTCAAGTATTCCCTGGAGCGCAAGACCTTCGGTGTGCCGATCGCCTACCACCAGGCTGTGCAGTTCATGCTGGCGGATATGGCCATCGGTGTGGAGACCTCGCGTCTGGCGTGGCGCCTGTCCGCCTGGGAGATTGACCAGGGCCGCCGCAACAGCTATTACGCTTCCATTGCCAAGTGCCATGCCGCCGATATGGCCAACAAGATCGCCTCCGATGCCGTCCAGATCTTCGGCGGCAATGGCTTCAACAGCGAGTATCCCGTGGAGAAGCTGATGCGCGATGCCAAGATCTACCAGATCTACGAGGGCACCTCTCAGATCCAGCGCCTCATCATCTCCAGAAACATGTACGAGGCGGCCAAGGGCAAAGCCTAA